Proteins co-encoded in one Haladaptatus sp. ZSTT2 genomic window:
- a CDS encoding pyridoxal phosphate-dependent aminotransferase, with translation MTDRGVSNRVARIEPQQIRRLFDLAGEHDADDLVHLEVGEPDFHTPEHVVDAAVTAAREGRTNYTPNAGIGALRQAIADRLRGRDIDAEPDRVVVTTGGVEALYLTLLTVTDPGDEVVVPTPAWPNPLSQARLANAVPVEVPLSSSDGFAFDADRVIDAITDRTGAVVLTSPSNPTGRVFDVSAMERVVEAAVSHDSYVIADEVYHELTYERSQPSLAAVTKYPERVVTIDSCSKTYAMTGWRVGWLSGSESVTAAATKIHESTTSCVNTPAQYAALAALTGSDGPVREMKAAFERRRDVVVERIHELPTVSMTPPEGAFYAFVDVSALPGSSLEVAERLLFEYDVVAAPGSAFGDAGEGYLRFSFANDLERIELGLDRFEQMVETET, from the coding sequence ATGACCGATCGTGGCGTGTCGAATCGAGTCGCACGAATTGAGCCCCAACAGATCCGTCGGCTGTTCGATTTAGCAGGTGAACACGACGCTGACGATCTAGTCCACCTCGAAGTCGGAGAACCGGATTTTCACACGCCGGAGCACGTCGTCGACGCAGCAGTGACGGCGGCACGCGAGGGTCGGACGAACTACACGCCCAACGCCGGTATCGGGGCGCTCAGACAGGCAATCGCCGATCGACTCCGCGGTCGCGACATCGACGCAGAGCCCGACCGCGTGGTCGTGACCACCGGCGGCGTGGAGGCGCTCTACCTGACGTTGTTGACAGTCACCGACCCTGGTGACGAAGTTGTCGTGCCCACGCCAGCGTGGCCGAACCCCCTCTCACAGGCGCGGTTGGCGAACGCCGTCCCAGTCGAGGTCCCATTGTCTTCCAGCGACGGCTTCGCGTTCGACGCTGATCGAGTCATCGACGCCATCACCGACCGAACCGGCGCCGTCGTCCTGACTTCGCCGTCGAACCCGACCGGTCGGGTATTCGATGTCTCGGCGATGGAGCGTGTCGTCGAGGCGGCCGTCAGCCACGATTCCTACGTCATCGCCGACGAGGTGTATCATGAACTCACCTACGAACGTTCCCAGCCGAGTCTTGCGGCCGTCACGAAGTATCCGGAACGGGTTGTGACCATCGACTCCTGCTCGAAGACGTACGCGATGACGGGGTGGCGTGTCGGGTGGTTGAGCGGTTCCGAATCCGTGACTGCGGCCGCAACGAAAATCCACGAGAGTACTACCTCGTGTGTGAATACACCTGCCCAGTACGCTGCGCTCGCCGCGCTCACCGGTTCTGATGGGCCGGTTCGTGAGATGAAGGCTGCCTTCGAACGGCGGCGCGACGTGGTCGTCGAGCGGATTCACGAACTTCCCACCGTCTCGATGACGCCACCCGAAGGCGCTTTCTACGCGTTCGTCGACGTGAGCGCGCTTCCGGGGTCAAGCCTCGAAGTCGCAGAGCGACTGCTCTTCGAGTACGACGTGGTCGCTGCGCCTGGAAGCGCATTCGGCGACGCCGGAGAAGGGTACCTCCGGTTCAGTTTCGCGAACGACCTCGAACGCATCGAACTCGGACTCGACCGCTTCGAGCAGATGGTTGAGACGGAGACTTAA
- a CDS encoding ferredoxin--NADP reductase, with protein sequence MSLASSPTRDYLEYGVRVSASDFKQAFVNLEPGDKVLVEGPRGHFILNPERDTVLIAGGIGITPLKGMAEYASDTQLDIPIRLIYSNRTADEIAYQDELDTLVESNPQFEVMHTLTREPEASEWMGRRGRVDRSLVEAVANELEAPVFYLCGTPEMVRGLWDILQLMGVPPERIMYEQFWGYTG encoded by the coding sequence ATGTCGCTGGCCAGTTCGCCAACCCGAGACTACCTCGAATACGGCGTCCGTGTTTCAGCGAGTGATTTCAAGCAAGCGTTCGTGAACCTCGAACCCGGAGACAAGGTTCTTGTCGAAGGTCCTCGTGGTCACTTCATTTTGAACCCGGAGCGAGACACCGTCCTCATCGCCGGTGGCATCGGCATCACGCCACTCAAAGGCATGGCCGAGTACGCGAGCGACACACAACTCGACATTCCCATCCGGCTCATCTACAGCAATCGGACCGCGGATGAAATCGCCTACCAAGACGAACTGGATACACTGGTCGAGTCAAACCCACAGTTCGAAGTGATGCACACACTCACCCGCGAACCCGAAGCAAGCGAGTGGATGGGTCGCAGGGGGCGTGTCGATAGGTCTCTCGTCGAAGCGGTCGCGAACGAGTTAGAGGCGCCTGTCTTCTATCTTTGTGGCACTCCTGAGATGGTTCGCGGACTGTGGGATATCCTTCAATTGATGGGCGTCCCTCCCGAGCGAATCATGTACGAGCAGTTCTGGGGCTATACCGGCTGA